A genomic window from Paraburkholderia phytofirmans OLGA172 includes:
- a CDS encoding type II toxin-antitoxin system PemK/MazF family toxin, with product MVARGDVWLVALDPTVGSEIQKTRPCVVVSPAELHDHLRTVIVAPMSTAGRAAPFRVPLTFLRKKGLILLDQIRTVDKTRLVKRAGAVSDAALSNALSTLQEIFVE from the coding sequence GTGGTAGCGCGCGGCGACGTCTGGCTGGTCGCGCTGGATCCAACCGTTGGCAGCGAGATTCAGAAAACGCGTCCTTGCGTGGTTGTGTCGCCGGCCGAATTGCACGATCACCTGCGCACTGTGATTGTGGCGCCCATGAGCACTGCCGGTCGCGCGGCGCCTTTTCGTGTTCCACTCACGTTCTTGCGCAAGAAAGGTTTGATTCTGCTCGACCAGATTCGCACGGTTGACAAGACGCGGCTCGTAAAGCGAGCCGGCGCAGTGTCGGATGCGGCGCTTTCGAATGCGTTGTCGACCTTGCAGGAAATCTTCGTTGAGTGA